One window of the Mycobacterium haemophilum DSM 44634 genome contains the following:
- a CDS encoding glucose-6-phosphate dehydrogenase — MADDGGSSADLLVIFGITGDLARKMTFRALYRLESRGLLDCPVLGVASDDMSIEQLVERAREAISESGETFDDAVFDRLAARLDYLYGDVTDSQLYDSLAELIGSDYRPLYYLEMPPALFAPIVENLGKVGLLRRARVAVEKPFGHDLGSARELNARLRAVLDEEQILRVDHFLGKQPVVEVEYLRFANQALAQLWDRHSISEIHLTMAEDFGVEARGKFYDAVGAVRDVVQNHLLQVLALIAMEPPVGPSADDLNDKKTEVFRAMPALDPQRCVRGQYRGYTDVAGVAKDSQTETYVALRTEIDNWRWAGVPIFLRAGKALPEKVTEVRLFLRHVPGLAFLGNRRPAEPNQIVLRIDPDPGMRLQLSAQLGDSWHDVHLDSSFAVDLGEPVRPYERLLYAGLTGDRQLFAREDGIEETWRIVTPLLDNPGAIHPYDRGSWGPEAAQSLLRGHRSWQEPWFPQSTPTAR, encoded by the coding sequence TTGGCCGACGACGGTGGTAGTTCCGCAGATCTGCTAGTGATATTCGGAATTACCGGCGACCTGGCCCGCAAGATGACGTTCCGGGCGTTGTATCGGCTCGAGTCGCGCGGCTTGCTGGATTGCCCAGTTTTGGGTGTGGCCAGTGATGACATGTCAATCGAGCAGTTGGTCGAGCGTGCGCGGGAGGCCATCAGCGAGTCCGGTGAGACGTTCGACGACGCGGTGTTCGACAGACTGGCGGCCCGATTGGACTACCTGTACGGCGACGTTACCGATAGCCAACTCTATGACTCGCTGGCCGAACTGATCGGGTCGGACTACCGACCGCTGTACTACTTGGAAATGCCGCCGGCCTTGTTCGCACCGATTGTGGAGAACCTCGGGAAGGTAGGGCTGCTGCGGCGGGCACGCGTCGCGGTGGAAAAGCCGTTTGGCCACGACCTGGGCTCGGCGCGGGAACTCAATGCTCGGCTGCGTGCGGTGCTCGACGAAGAGCAGATCCTGCGGGTGGACCACTTTTTAGGCAAACAGCCCGTTGTCGAAGTGGAGTACCTGCGGTTCGCCAACCAGGCGCTCGCGCAACTGTGGGACCGCCACAGCATTTCCGAGATCCACCTCACCATGGCCGAGGACTTCGGTGTGGAGGCCCGTGGCAAGTTCTACGACGCGGTCGGCGCTGTGCGTGACGTCGTACAAAACCATCTGCTGCAGGTGCTGGCACTGATCGCGATGGAGCCTCCGGTGGGCCCGAGCGCCGATGACCTGAACGACAAGAAGACCGAGGTGTTCCGCGCGATGCCGGCGCTGGACCCACAGCGTTGCGTACGTGGTCAGTACCGCGGCTATACCGACGTCGCTGGGGTGGCAAAAGATTCACAAACCGAGACTTACGTCGCACTGCGGACCGAGATTGACAACTGGCGGTGGGCCGGAGTGCCGATCTTCCTGCGCGCGGGAAAGGCGTTGCCGGAGAAGGTCACCGAGGTGCGGCTTTTTCTGCGTCATGTTCCCGGGTTGGCTTTCCTGGGCAACCGCCGACCAGCTGAACCCAACCAGATCGTGCTGCGCATCGATCCCGATCCGGGTATGCGTCTGCAGCTATCCGCCCAACTTGGCGACTCGTGGCACGACGTTCACCTCGACTCCTCATTCGCGGTGGACCTCGGTGAACCGGTGCGGCCCTATGAACGGCTTCTCTACGCCGGATTGACCGGTGATCGGCAGCTTTTCGCCCGGGAAGACGGCATCGAAGAGACGTGGCGCATCGTGACACCGCTGCTAGACAACCCGGGCGCAATCCACCCATACGACCGCGGGTCCTGGGGACCCGAGGCTGCGCAGTCACTGCTGCGGGGCCACCGCAGTTGGCAAGAACCTTGGTTCCCGCAGAGCACGCCCACAGCACGGTAA
- a CDS encoding guanylate cyclase: MDSSTLTLDQALNETRTGDLWLFRGSSRPDRAIQTLTNSPVNHVGMAVAIDDLPPLIWHAELGDKLVDMWTGTNHRGVQLNDLRQAVLQWTQRYHQRCWLRQLTPYASRQQENELLRVIARMDGTAFPTTVRLTGRWLRGRVPTLNDWTRGLPLLDGKIRAKTQRRRDQRRTIGLETAYCAETVAITYQDMGLLVTDKDSNWFDPGSFWSGDTLPLAPGYRLGDEIAIVSG, translated from the coding sequence GTGGACTCGAGCACACTCACCCTGGACCAAGCGCTCAACGAAACCCGGACCGGGGACCTCTGGCTATTTCGAGGCAGTTCGCGGCCCGACCGTGCCATCCAGACATTGACGAATAGTCCGGTGAACCACGTCGGCATGGCGGTGGCCATTGACGACTTGCCGCCATTGATCTGGCATGCCGAACTGGGCGACAAGCTCGTCGACATGTGGACCGGAACCAACCACCGCGGCGTCCAGCTCAACGATCTGCGGCAAGCTGTCTTGCAGTGGACCCAGCGCTACCACCAGCGGTGCTGGCTGCGCCAGCTGACGCCATACGCCAGCCGTCAACAGGAAAATGAACTACTGCGCGTGATCGCGCGGATGGACGGCACCGCGTTTCCGACTACCGTACGGTTGACCGGCCGCTGGCTGCGCGGCCGGGTCCCAACCCTCAACGACTGGACGCGGGGACTTCCGTTGCTGGACGGGAAGATTCGGGCGAAGACGCAGCGGCGTCGGGACCAACGGCGCACCATAGGTCTAGAGACGGCATATTGCGCGGAAACCGTGGCGATCACCTATCAGGACATGGGATTGCTTGTCACGGACAAGGACTCGAACTGGTTCGACCCGGGCTCGTTCTGGAGCGGTGACACACTTCCGCTGGCACCGGGTTATCGGCTGGGTGATGAAATCGCGATTGTCAGCGGTTAA
- a CDS encoding putative quinol monooxygenase, whose product MIFIVVKFETKPEWSDRWPDVVASFTAATRAEAGNLWFEWSRSLDNPAEYILVEAFRDGDAGSLHVNSDHFKQAMRELPQALTSTPKIISQTIEATGWSAMGEMSVD is encoded by the coding sequence ATGATCTTCATCGTCGTCAAGTTCGAAACCAAACCTGAGTGGAGCGACCGCTGGCCGGATGTAGTCGCGTCATTCACCGCTGCCACCCGTGCCGAAGCGGGCAACCTGTGGTTCGAGTGGTCCCGCAGCCTGGACAACCCGGCAGAGTACATTCTGGTGGAAGCTTTCCGTGACGGTGATGCGGGCAGCCTCCACGTCAACAGCGATCACTTCAAGCAGGCGATGCGCGAGTTGCCGCAGGCGCTGACGTCGACGCCCAAGATCATCAGCCAGACGATCGAGGCGACGGGATGGTCGGCAATGGGGGAGATGTCGGTCGATTAA
- the ychF gene encoding redox-regulated ATPase YchF produces MSLSLGIVGLPNVGKSTLFNALTRNNVVAANYPFATIEPNEGVVSLPDPRLAKLAELFGSERIVAAPVTFVDIAGLVKGASEGAGLGNKFLAHIRECDAICQVVRVFSDDDITHVTGRVDPQSDIEVIDTELILADLQTLERALPRLEKEARNNKERKPSYDAAISAQQVLDGGTTLFAAGFDGSALRELNLLTSKPFLYVFNADEAVLTDAARVAELRQLVAPADAVFLDAAIESELAELDDESAAELLESIGQTERGLDALARAGFHTLALQTFLTVGPKEARAWTIHQGDTAPKAAGVIHTDFEKGFIKAEIVSYDDLIAAGSMAAAKAAGKVRMEGKDYVMADGDVVEFRFNV; encoded by the coding sequence GTGAGCTTGAGTCTGGGAATCGTGGGTCTGCCCAACGTCGGCAAGTCGACATTGTTCAACGCGTTGACCCGGAACAATGTGGTGGCTGCCAACTATCCGTTCGCAACGATCGAACCGAACGAGGGCGTCGTTTCGCTGCCTGATCCGCGGCTGGCCAAACTGGCTGAGCTGTTCGGATCGGAGCGCATCGTGGCGGCCCCGGTGACCTTCGTCGACATCGCCGGCCTGGTCAAGGGTGCGTCCGAGGGGGCCGGGCTCGGTAACAAGTTTCTGGCCCATATCCGCGAATGCGACGCCATCTGCCAGGTGGTTCGGGTGTTCTCCGACGACGACATCACACATGTCACCGGCCGGGTGGATCCGCAATCCGATATCGAGGTCATCGATACCGAGTTGATCCTGGCCGACCTGCAAACCCTGGAGCGGGCCCTGCCGCGGCTGGAGAAAGAAGCTCGCAACAACAAGGAACGCAAACCTAGCTACGACGCGGCAATCAGCGCACAACAGGTATTAGATGGCGGGACGACGTTATTCGCCGCCGGTTTTGACGGATCGGCGCTGCGGGAGCTGAACCTGCTGACCAGCAAACCGTTCCTCTACGTTTTCAACGCCGACGAGGCTGTGCTGACCGACGCCGCGCGGGTAGCTGAGCTGCGCCAGCTCGTCGCGCCCGCGGATGCGGTGTTCTTGGACGCCGCCATTGAGTCCGAGCTGGCTGAACTCGATGACGAGTCGGCCGCCGAGCTGCTGGAGTCGATCGGGCAGACCGAGCGGGGGCTCGATGCGCTGGCCCGGGCCGGTTTCCACACGCTGGCGCTGCAGACTTTTCTGACGGTGGGCCCCAAGGAGGCACGGGCATGGACCATCCATCAGGGCGACACCGCGCCGAAGGCCGCCGGGGTGATCCACACCGACTTTGAGAAGGGCTTCATCAAAGCCGAGATCGTGTCGTATGACGACCTGATCGCCGCCGGGTCCATGGCGGCTGCCAAGGCGGCCGGCAAGGTCCGGATGGAAGGCAAGGACTACGTGATGGCCGACGGCGACGTGGTGGAGTTCCGGTTCAACGTGTAA
- a CDS encoding DUF6542 domain-containing protein, translating to MSTQRARSTVEPTHRSILPNIPGVPWWAALLIATAASAIGYAIDAGNTDLTAVFAGFYFTGCVAAVLAVRQSGLFTAVIQPPLILFCAVPGAYWLFHGGKIGSLKDLLINCGYPLIERFPLMLGTAGSVLLIGLARWFFGLTHRTTASSNSDDDTAGTVSKPNSLISGITAVLNSILRIDSNDQDYRADEDSAGSQRMHSDRPPRTRRAAREGRSAQRPTRTHSRHARRPVEDTGDPSVEPRRHSSRRGSAQARDFDADQPPRRSRRRPPPPSARELHGQPPREIRRDAYGRRSSPYERPASRSSRLEPYGRYEQPGPPEHFTGYGQPPYERYEQPRRRATPPGAGGVNPTHHPISQVRYRGSAARDEPRADRRRSQAPRRPAAESWEFDV from the coding sequence GTGTCGACACAGCGGGCTCGGTCAACGGTGGAGCCTACCCACCGCTCGATCCTCCCCAATATCCCAGGTGTGCCGTGGTGGGCAGCCCTGCTTATCGCCACGGCCGCGTCGGCCATCGGGTACGCAATCGACGCGGGCAATACGGACCTGACTGCCGTCTTCGCCGGCTTCTACTTTACGGGGTGTGTTGCAGCAGTGCTGGCGGTGCGGCAGTCGGGCCTGTTCACCGCGGTCATTCAACCGCCGCTGATCCTGTTCTGCGCGGTGCCTGGCGCCTACTGGCTGTTCCACGGCGGCAAGATCGGCAGCCTCAAAGACCTCCTGATCAACTGCGGCTATCCCCTTATCGAGCGTTTCCCGCTGATGTTGGGTACCGCCGGCAGCGTGCTGCTGATCGGCCTGGCCAGGTGGTTCTTTGGGCTGACGCACCGGACGACCGCATCATCAAACAGCGACGACGACACGGCTGGCACCGTCAGCAAGCCAAACTCTTTGATCAGCGGCATCACTGCGGTACTGAACTCGATTCTCCGCATCGACTCCAACGACCAGGACTATCGAGCCGACGAGGACTCCGCCGGCTCGCAGCGGATGCATTCAGACCGTCCCCCCAGAACCCGGCGAGCGGCCCGGGAAGGTCGGTCCGCCCAGCGCCCCACCCGAACCCACTCCAGACATGCTCGACGTCCGGTGGAGGACACCGGCGACCCATCGGTCGAGCCGCGGCGACACTCAAGCCGCCGCGGCTCGGCGCAAGCCCGCGACTTTGACGCCGACCAGCCACCCCGTCGGTCGCGTCGCCGCCCCCCGCCACCAAGTGCTCGAGAGCTGCACGGCCAGCCGCCACGAGAAATCCGTCGAGACGCTTACGGGCGCCGTAGCAGCCCCTACGAGCGGCCGGCCAGCCGCAGCAGCCGCTTGGAGCCGTACGGGAGGTACGAGCAGCCCGGGCCACCCGAGCACTTCACTGGGTACGGGCAGCCGCCCTACGAACGCTACGAGCAGCCGCGCCGTCGGGCCACGCCGCCCGGGGCAGGCGGCGTCAACCCGACACATCACCCGATCTCGCAGGTCCGCTATCGCGGGTCAGCCGCTCGAGACGAACCTCGTGCCGACCGCCGGCGATCGCAGGCACCCCGCCGACCCGCGGCTGAATCCTGGGAATTCGACGTCTGA
- a CDS encoding 4-hydroxy-3-methylbut-2-enyl diphosphate reductase: MPPTVNMGIPGASRSVVENPTRKRVLLAEPRGYCAGVDRAVETVERALQKYGSPVYVRHEIVHNRHVVETLEKAGAVFVEETDHVPEGAIVVFSAHGVAPTVYAAAAERNLRTIDATCPLVTKVHNEVKRFARNDYDILLIGHEGHEEVVGTAGEAPTHVQLVDGLAAVQQVAVRDENKVVWLSQTTLSVDETMEIVERLRQRFPKLQDPPSDDICYATQNRQVAVKAMAPECELVIVVGSRNSSNSVRLVEVAVGGGAGAAYLVDWADDIDPAWLAGVTTVGVTSGASVPEILVQGVLTWLAERGYDVVQSVTTANETLVFALPREIRSSH; this comes from the coding sequence ATGCCGCCGACTGTCAACATGGGAATTCCCGGTGCTTCGAGGTCGGTAGTTGAAAACCCAACGCGCAAACGGGTACTGCTGGCCGAACCGCGTGGCTACTGCGCAGGGGTGGATCGTGCCGTCGAAACGGTCGAGCGGGCACTGCAGAAGTACGGCTCCCCCGTCTACGTGCGCCACGAGATCGTGCACAACCGGCACGTGGTCGAGACCTTGGAAAAGGCCGGCGCGGTTTTCGTCGAGGAGACCGACCACGTTCCCGAGGGCGCCATCGTGGTTTTCTCCGCACACGGGGTCGCACCAACGGTGTATGCGGCCGCGGCCGAACGGAACCTGCGGACCATCGACGCCACCTGTCCGCTCGTCACCAAGGTGCACAACGAGGTCAAGCGGTTCGCGCGTAACGACTACGACATCCTGCTGATCGGCCATGAGGGCCACGAAGAAGTCGTCGGAACCGCCGGGGAGGCGCCCACGCACGTGCAGCTGGTCGACGGGCTGGCCGCCGTGCAGCAGGTAGCGGTCCGCGACGAGAACAAGGTGGTCTGGTTATCGCAGACCACGCTGTCGGTGGACGAGACCATGGAGATCGTCGAGCGGTTACGACAGCGCTTCCCGAAGCTGCAGGACCCGCCCAGCGACGACATTTGTTATGCGACCCAGAACCGGCAGGTCGCGGTCAAGGCGATGGCGCCCGAATGCGAGCTGGTCATCGTCGTCGGGTCTCGAAATTCCTCGAATTCGGTGCGGCTGGTCGAGGTGGCAGTGGGCGGCGGGGCCGGGGCCGCGTACCTGGTCGACTGGGCCGACGATATCGACCCGGCGTGGCTGGCCGGTGTCACGACGGTGGGTGTCACCTCGGGGGCATCTGTCCCCGAGATACTGGTGCAAGGTGTGCTGACGTGGCTGGCTGAACGCGGCTACGACGTGGTTCAGTCGGTGACGACGGCCAACGAGACACTGGTGTTTGCGCTGCCCCGGGAGATCCGGTCCTCGCACTAA
- a CDS encoding lipid droplet-associated protein has translation MATAPYGVRLLVGAATVAVEETLKLPRTVLMCPMTLASQAAHIVMRFQQNLAELVTKGDGTLETLFPPKSEQPEWATFDEDVTDTVDATPAPLPGVDVIDIDRRSEGRFALYSVSDSSEPEATNPLTQSMPTRQAKKTAAKPTVPAPAVAADLDYPALTLAQLRARLQSLDLDELEALLAYEQATKARAPFQTLLANRITRATAK, from the coding sequence ATGGCTACTGCACCGTATGGGGTTCGGCTTTTGGTCGGCGCGGCGACAGTCGCTGTCGAAGAGACATTGAAGTTGCCGCGAACCGTCCTGATGTGCCCCATGACGTTGGCCAGTCAGGCGGCACACATTGTGATGAGATTTCAGCAGAACCTGGCTGAGCTGGTGACTAAGGGCGACGGCACCCTAGAGACGCTGTTTCCACCGAAAAGCGAGCAACCGGAATGGGCAACGTTTGATGAGGACGTGACTGACACGGTCGACGCAACCCCCGCCCCATTGCCCGGAGTCGATGTCATCGACATCGATCGCCGATCCGAGGGACGATTCGCCTTGTACTCGGTGTCCGACTCATCTGAGCCTGAGGCCACCAATCCGTTGACCCAGTCGATGCCCACTAGGCAAGCGAAGAAGACGGCGGCTAAGCCGACAGTTCCCGCACCGGCGGTCGCAGCCGATCTCGACTATCCGGCGCTGACGCTGGCCCAGCTGCGGGCCAGGCTGCAATCGCTGGATCTCGACGAGCTCGAAGCCCTGCTGGCTTACGAGCAGGCCACCAAGGCCCGTGCTCCGTTCCAGACGCTGCTCGCCAACAGGATCACCCGCGCGACTGCGAAGTGA
- the xseA gene encoding exodeoxyribonuclease VII large subunit yields MTEAVPADSVNSRTSSQANSAENPFPVRAVAIRVAGWIDKLGTVWVEGQLAQITMRPDTKTVFMVLRDPAADMSLTVTCSRDLVLRAPVKLVEGIQVVVCGKPSFYTGRGTFSLRLSEIRAVGVGELLARIDRLRRLLDAEGLFDPRLKRPIPFLPNVIGLITGRASAAERDVTTVASARWPAVRFAVRNTAVQGPNAVGQIVEALRELDRDVDVEVIVVARGGGSVEDLLPFSDETLCRAIAACRTPVVSAVGHEPDNPLCDLVADLRAATPTDAAKKVVPDTAAEQRLIDDLQRRSAQALRNWVSREQRALAQLRSRPALADPLRALTTRTEEIHRARSALRRDITRLVTAEAERVGHLTARLATLGPAATLARGYAIVQSLEDGAQTGPAAVLRSVDDAPAGTRLRVRVSDGAIVAISEGRADGP; encoded by the coding sequence GTGACGGAAGCGGTGCCGGCTGACTCGGTGAACTCGAGGACCAGTTCGCAGGCAAACTCGGCTGAGAACCCGTTCCCGGTTCGCGCGGTGGCGATCCGGGTCGCGGGATGGATCGACAAGCTGGGCACCGTCTGGGTAGAGGGACAATTGGCGCAGATCACCATGCGGCCCGACACCAAGACCGTGTTCATGGTGTTGCGTGACCCGGCGGCCGACATGTCGCTGACCGTGACCTGTTCGCGCGACTTGGTGCTACGCGCGCCGGTGAAACTGGTCGAAGGCATTCAGGTAGTGGTATGCGGCAAGCCCTCGTTCTACACCGGGCGCGGCACATTTTCTTTGCGTCTCAGCGAGATTCGCGCAGTTGGCGTCGGAGAGCTGCTGGCACGCATCGATCGGCTACGCCGGCTGTTGGACGCTGAGGGGCTCTTTGACCCGCGACTTAAGCGGCCGATCCCCTTCCTGCCCAACGTGATCGGGCTCATCACTGGCCGGGCCAGCGCTGCCGAACGCGATGTGACGACCGTGGCCAGCGCGCGCTGGCCTGCGGTGCGTTTCGCTGTTCGCAACACCGCTGTCCAGGGGCCCAACGCTGTCGGCCAGATCGTCGAGGCGTTGCGCGAACTGGATCGCGACGTTGATGTCGAGGTGATCGTGGTGGCCCGCGGCGGCGGCAGCGTCGAGGACCTGCTGCCGTTTTCCGATGAGACGCTGTGCCGGGCGATCGCGGCGTGCCGCACGCCGGTGGTCAGCGCAGTCGGTCACGAACCCGACAACCCGCTGTGCGATCTGGTCGCCGATCTGCGCGCCGCCACACCCACCGACGCCGCCAAGAAGGTCGTCCCGGACACCGCTGCCGAGCAGCGGCTGATCGATGACTTACAGCGGCGCAGTGCGCAGGCACTCCGCAATTGGGTATCCCGCGAACAACGGGCGCTGGCCCAACTACGCAGCCGCCCAGCATTGGCCGACCCACTCAGGGCACTGACGACGCGCACCGAAGAAATACACCGCGCCCGCTCGGCGCTGCGTCGCGACATCACCCGACTGGTCACCGCCGAGGCCGAGCGGGTCGGTCATCTGACCGCCCGGCTGGCCACGCTGGGTCCGGCGGCCACATTGGCCCGCGGCTATGCCATTGTGCAAAGCCTCGAAGACGGGGCGCAGACCGGTCCTGCGGCAGTGCTGCGGTCGGTCGATGACGCACCCGCAGGCACCAGGCTGCGGGTGCGGGTTTCTGATGGCGCCATAGTGGCGATTAGTGAAGGACGGGCCGATGGTCCCTGA
- a CDS encoding exodeoxyribonuclease VII small subunit, with amino-acid sequence MVPEDDSGKTRSTTPISQLGYEACRDELIDVVRLLEQGGLDLDASLKLWERGEQLAKRCDEHLAGARQRVADTLAASEAEEA; translated from the coding sequence ATGGTCCCTGAGGACGATAGCGGCAAGACCCGCTCAACTACACCCATTAGTCAACTTGGCTATGAAGCTTGCCGAGACGAGCTGATCGACGTTGTGCGACTCTTAGAGCAGGGTGGGCTGGATCTTGATGCGTCGCTGAAACTCTGGGAAAGGGGTGAACAACTCGCTAAAAGATGCGATGAACACTTAGCTGGCGCTCGCCAGCGAGTCGCCGACACCCTCGCCGCTAGCGAGGCCGAGGAAGCCTGA
- a CDS encoding NAD-dependent epimerase/dehydratase family protein, whose amino-acid sequence MLRGMGDASLTTELGRILVTGGSGFVGANLVTTLLDRGYRVRSFDRAPSPLPQHPQLEVLHGDITDATICTTAMDGIDTVFHTAAIIELMGGASVTDEYRQRSYAVNVGGTENLVRAGQKSGVKRFVYTASNSVVMGGTPITDGDETLPYTERFNDLYTETKVVAEKFVLSQNGVPDGRGMLTCSIRPSSIWGRGDQTMFRKAFESIVSGHVKVLIGSKNAKLDNSYVHNLVHGFILAAEHLVPGGTAPGQAYFINDGEPTNFFDFAEPIIKACGENWPRMRVSGRLVRDVMAVWQRLYFRFGLPKPPLEPVAVERVYLDNYFSIAKAHKDLGYRPLFTTEQAMIECLPYYTELFEQIKAAAKPHLASLVATPPPE is encoded by the coding sequence ATGCTTCGCGGCATGGGTGACGCATCGTTGACGACCGAACTCGGTCGCATCCTGGTCACCGGCGGTTCGGGCTTCGTCGGCGCCAATCTGGTGACCACCTTGCTAGACCGCGGATACCGGGTACGCTCCTTCGACCGCGCCCCGTCGCCGCTGCCGCAGCACCCGCAGCTGGAGGTACTGCACGGTGACATCACCGACGCGACGATCTGCACCACAGCGATGGACGGCATCGACACGGTCTTTCACACCGCGGCGATCATCGAGCTGATGGGCGGCGCTTCGGTGACCGACGAGTATCGACAGCGCAGCTACGCAGTCAACGTGGGCGGTACCGAAAACCTGGTCCGCGCGGGACAAAAGTCCGGAGTCAAACGATTCGTCTACACCGCATCCAACAGTGTGGTGATGGGCGGCACGCCCATCACCGACGGCGACGAAACACTGCCCTACACCGAGCGGTTCAACGACCTCTACACCGAAACCAAAGTGGTCGCCGAAAAATTCGTGCTCTCACAGAACGGCGTCCCGGATGGTCGGGGCATGCTGACATGTTCGATCCGGCCCAGCAGCATCTGGGGTCGCGGCGACCAGACCATGTTCCGCAAGGCATTCGAAAGCATCGTCTCCGGTCATGTCAAGGTACTCATCGGCAGTAAGAACGCCAAACTGGACAACTCCTACGTGCACAACCTGGTTCACGGCTTCATCTTGGCTGCCGAGCACCTGGTCCCGGGCGGCACCGCACCTGGACAAGCCTACTTCATCAACGACGGCGAGCCGACAAACTTCTTCGACTTCGCGGAGCCGATCATCAAGGCGTGTGGTGAAAATTGGCCGCGGATGCGGGTCTCCGGCCGGCTGGTGCGCGACGTGATGGCGGTGTGGCAGCGGCTGTACTTCCGCTTCGGGCTACCGAAGCCACCGCTGGAACCCGTTGCGGTGGAACGAGTTTACCTCGACAACTACTTCTCCATCGCGAAGGCGCACAAGGATCTGGGATATCGGCCGCTGTTCACGACCGAGCAGGCCATGATCGAATGCCTGCCTTATTACACAGAGCTATTCGAACAGATCAAGGCGGCGGCCAAGCCGCATTTGGCGTCCCTCGTCGCCACCCCGCCGCCCGAGTAG
- a CDS encoding dienelactone hydrolase family protein translates to MTAPQADLSGWSVKPFTGAGYTHDVYRNGAGPGVVLIPEVPGIHPGVLALGNHLVDNGFTVAIPSLFGEPGKPASAGYTIATIARACVAREFAAFATNKQRPVSLFLRALARDVNASTPGKGVGVIGQCFTGGFALAAAVDDSVLAPVLSQPSLPIPLTAAGRSDPGLSQSELTIVADRCANEGLCAMGLRFSADKMSPRERFTTLKQRLGDAFEVIEIDSHPGNAHGFGRTAHSVLTDEIREVDGQPAYEARKRVVEFLTQALT, encoded by the coding sequence GTGACCGCACCCCAAGCGGACCTGTCTGGGTGGTCGGTGAAACCGTTCACCGGCGCCGGCTACACCCATGACGTCTACCGCAACGGCGCCGGCCCGGGGGTGGTGCTGATTCCCGAGGTGCCTGGGATCCATCCCGGTGTGCTGGCCCTGGGTAATCATCTGGTGGATAACGGGTTCACCGTCGCCATTCCGTCGCTGTTCGGTGAGCCAGGCAAGCCGGCGTCGGCCGGCTACACCATCGCCACCATCGCGCGCGCTTGTGTGGCAAGGGAATTCGCGGCGTTTGCGACCAACAAGCAGCGGCCGGTGTCGCTGTTTCTGCGCGCGCTGGCTCGTGACGTTAACGCGTCAACACCGGGCAAGGGCGTCGGCGTGATCGGCCAATGCTTCACTGGTGGCTTCGCGCTGGCGGCCGCAGTTGACGACAGTGTGCTGGCGCCGGTGCTCAGTCAGCCGTCGCTACCCATCCCGCTGACCGCCGCGGGCCGCAGCGATCCCGGGTTGAGCCAATCCGAGCTGACCATTGTCGCCGACCGCTGTGCCAACGAAGGCTTGTGCGCCATGGGCCTGCGGTTTAGTGCGGATAAGATGTCGCCGCGCGAACGGTTTACGACGCTCAAGCAGCGGCTCGGAGACGCGTTCGAGGTGATCGAGATCGACTCGCACCCGGGCAACGCACACGGTTTCGGCCGGACGGCGCACTCGGTGCTGACCGACGAGATCCGCGAAGTTGACGGCCAGCCAGCTTACGAGGCCCGTAAGCGGGTGGTTGAGTTCCTCACCCAGGCTCTGACTTAA
- a CDS encoding DUF4245 domain-containing protein, with protein sequence MTVERQPNSEVAGQAGPASRPAKPRLLQDGRDMFWSLVPLVVGCIMLAGMVGMCAFAPGGTTKGPVPSYDAAAALRADARALGFPVRLPQLPAGWRPNSGARGGIEGGRTDLSGQRLHAVTSTVGYITPTGMYLSLTQSNADEDKLVASIHPSSYPTGTVDVAGTNWVVYQSSDQNKDRSGAAAEPVWTSRLASPVGPAQIAITGAGSPDQFRTLASATQSQPPLPAR encoded by the coding sequence GTGACCGTGGAGCGGCAGCCAAATTCCGAGGTCGCCGGCCAGGCGGGTCCGGCGTCACGGCCGGCTAAACCGCGGCTGCTGCAGGATGGTCGTGACATGTTCTGGTCGCTGGTGCCGCTGGTGGTTGGGTGCATCATGCTGGCGGGCATGGTCGGGATGTGTGCGTTTGCGCCGGGCGGCACGACCAAGGGCCCGGTTCCGTCCTACGACGCGGCAGCGGCGTTGCGAGCAGATGCTCGGGCGTTGGGGTTTCCGGTTCGGCTGCCGCAGCTCCCCGCGGGTTGGCGGCCCAACTCCGGCGCTCGCGGCGGTATCGAAGGTGGGCGGACGGACCTATCCGGTCAGCGGCTGCACGCGGTCACCTCGACCGTCGGATATATCACCCCGACGGGAATGTATCTGAGCCTGACCCAGAGCAACGCCGACGAGGACAAGCTGGTCGCCTCGATCCATCCGTCTTCATATCCGACCGGCACCGTCGATGTGGCCGGCACCAACTGGGTGGTCTATCAAAGCTCGGACCAGAACAAAGACCGCAGCGGGGCGGCCGCCGAGCCGGTGTGGACCAGCAGGCTCGCCAGCCCGGTCGGTCCCGCCCAGATCGCGATCACCGGGGCTGGCAGCCCCGACCAGTTCCGGACGCTGGCGTCGGCGACGCAATCGCAGCCGCCGCTGCCGGCGCGTTAA